The following coding sequences are from one Rutidosis leptorrhynchoides isolate AG116_Rl617_1_P2 chromosome 11, CSIRO_AGI_Rlap_v1, whole genome shotgun sequence window:
- the LOC139874297 gene encoding protein ALP1-like translates to MEKTFKMLQFLIDDDSDDEKMVNLVSSMGEEEVEGEASSSRVPRTRIYIPRDRESAADRLFNDYFADSPVYPENKFRRRFRMSHQLFLRIVEGISNFNCRDIPEYFMYFRERPDAAGRQSLTILQKCTAAIRQMAYGTTPDMFDEYIKNGEKTAALCLDDFCKCVFHLFAREYLRKPTTEDIARLYNFHAQKHSLPGMLGSIDCMHWEWKNCPVAWQGQYTRGDKKGPSIMLEAVASQDLWIWHGFFGMAGANNDIKVLNASPLFNSIKDGTAPPSPFDVNRHHYDIGYYLGDGIYPDWAMLVKAPHSPIDEPRKKFKRFQEIARKDIERAFGVLQGRFAMLKTPARSLDFNKIRRHMYACLVLHNMIQENNGFVIGRREERMIERNPPRRLQRDLRDRDARVKEIRDRQVHRQLEADLIEHVWNLSPYFRTANDE, encoded by the coding sequence ATGGAGAAAACGTTCAAGATGCTCCAATTTTTAATTGATGACGATTCGGATGATGAAAAAATGGTTAACCTTGTTAGTAGTATGGGCGAAGAAGAAGTGGAGGGAGAAGCTAGTAGTTCGCGAGTCCCTCGAACCCGAATTTATATTCCAAGGGATCGTGAAAGTGCGGCTGACAGATTATTCAATGATTATTTTGCGGATTCACCAGTGTATCCGGAAAACAAATTCAGACGACGTTTTCGAATGAGTCATCAATTATTTCTCCGAATAGTCGAAGGTATATCTAACTTTAATTGTAGGGATATTCCCGAATATTTTATGTATTTTAGAGAACGTCCCGATGCCGCTGGTCGTCAAAGTTTGACAATATTACAAAAGTGTACCGCGGCCATACGTCAAATGGCGTATGGAACTACACCTGATATGTTCGACGAATACATAAAAAATGGTGAGAAAACTGCTGCTTTATGTTTAGATGATTTTTGCAAATGCGTATTTCATTTGTTTGCGAGAGAGTATTTGAGAAAGCCAACAACCGAAGATATTGCTCGGCTTTATAATTTTCACGCACAAAAACATAGTTTACCCGGTATGCTTGGTAGTATTGATTGTATGCACTGGGAGTGGAAGAATTGTCCTGTTGCGTGGCAAGGACAATATACTAGAGGGGATAAAAAGGGACCATCTATTATGCTTGAAGCAGTCGCATCTCAAGATTTGTGGATATGGCATGGTTTCTTTGGTATGGCAGGTGCAAACAACGACATTAAAGTTTTAAATGCGTCACCGTTGTTCAACAGTATAAAGGATGGCACCGCTCCTCCTTCACCATTTGATGTAAATAGGCATCACTACGATATAGGGTATTACCTAGGTGATGGTATATACCCTGATTGGGCTATGTTGGTCAAAGCACCCCATTCTCCTATTGACGAACCGCGAAAAAAATTTAAACGGTTTCAAGAAATTGCCAGAAAAGATATTGAGCGTGCATTTGGAGTATTACAGGGTAGATTTGCAATGTTGAAAACACCGGCAAGATCTTTGGAtttcaacaaaattagaagacatatGTATGCCTGTCTCGTATTACATAACATGATTCAAGAAAATAACGGATTTGTTATAGGTAGGAGAGAAGAAAGAATGATAGAAAGGAACCCACCACGAAGGTTACAAAGGGATTTGAGGGATCGAGATGCAAGGGTTAAGGAAATAAGAGATAGGCAAGTTCACAGACAGTTAGAAGCAGATTTAATCGAGCACGTTTGGAACTTATCCCCTTACTTTCGTACTGCTAACGATGAGTAG